The Glycine max cultivar Williams 82 chromosome 12, Glycine_max_v4.0, whole genome shotgun sequence genome window below encodes:
- the LOC100815213 gene encoding zinc finger protein BALDIBIS — protein sequence MMSQEAIPAPSNNNNLRDSTVQLHEPNSNPNPNPNSVKRKRSLPGTPDPNAEVIALSPKSLMATNRFICEVCNKGFQRDQNLQLHRRGHNLPWKLRQRNKEEVVKKKVYVCPEKTCVHHDPCRALGDLTGIKKHFSRKHGEKKWKCEKCSKKYAVQSDWKAHNKICGTRQYKCDCGTIFSRKDSFVTHRAFCDAMAEQNARLPSVLSNLGSEILMNAAQAPRVMPQGLQLHGFHSEFGGPGQEPYIGNFADVNHHEHKLRMPLWLDQTNNPLQLNHHHPLSVSSNSSSLFSPGTTLAEVNNMFGTSSSSQGQWLNYRYPPEAISFTHANVSMAHGLKLEQEENKGNLSHSVSSLYPSHMESARILSDNNNSAFDNSNFGLLDPNNISSTSSNNNRHNNNVVEIQKLFRQGNQLAENFNHIVNSQASTNIGDQGFSLSSMNKGLEHMVMPRIEEWESGEPKRMENQQVLQSSTSNTEEHLTKDFMGVGAVMNLQSQFHGHY from the exons ATGATGTCTCAAGAAGCAATACCTGCTCCTTCCAACAATAACAACCTCAGAGACTCCACGGTTCAACTTCATGAACCAAACTCAAACCCTAATCCTAACCCTAATTCGgttaagagaaaaagaagccTACCCGGAACACCAG ATCCGAATGCAGAAGTGATTGCTCTGTCGCCAAAGTCGCTGATGGCTACCAACCGATTCATCTGCGAAGTATGCAACAAGGGTTTCCAGAGGGACCAGAACCTGCAGCTGCACCGGCGAGGGCACAACTTGCCGTGGAAGCTGCGGCAGAGAAACAAGGAAGAGGTGGTGAAGAAGAAGGTGTACGTTTGTCCAGAGAAGACTTGTGTGCACCACGACCCTTGCAGAGCCCTGGGGGACCTCACCGGGATAAAAAAGCACTTCAGTAGAAAGCACGGTGAGAAGAAGTGGAAGTGCGAAAAGTGCTCCAAGAAATACGCTGTTCAATCTGACTGGAAAGCCCATAACAAGATTTGTGGGACTAGACAGTACAAATGTGACTGTGGTACAATATTCTCCAG GAAGGACAGCTTTGTAACGCATAGGGCTTTTTGTGACGCCATGGCGGAGCAAAATGCGAGGCTTCCGTCGGTTTTGTCAAACCTTGGAAGCGAGATTTTGATGAATGCTGCTCAAGCTCCAAGAGTAATGCCACAGGGTTTACAATTACATGGGTTTCATTCAGAGTTTGGTGGGCCAGGCCAAGAACCATACATTGGAAATTTTGCGGATGTGAACCATCATGAGCATAAGCTAAGGATGCCACTATGGCTAGACCAGACCAATAATCCTCTTCAGCttaatcatcatcatcctctAAGCGTTTCAAGCAACTCTTCAAGTTTGTTCTCACCAGGAACAACTTTGGCTGAAGTGAATAACATGTTTGGGACATCGTCGTCGTCACAGGGACAGTGGCTGAATTACCGATACCCCCCAGAAGCAATATCATTTACACATGCCAATGTTTCTATGGCTCATGGGCTGAAGCTAGagcaagaagaaaacaaaggaaacTTGTCGCATAGCGTGAGCTCTTTGTACCCAAGTCACATGGAATCTGCAAGGATATTGAGTGATAATAATAATTCGGCCTTCGACAACTCCAACTTTGGCTTGTTGGACCCGAACAACATCTCAAGCACGTCCAGCAACAACAACCGCCACAACAATAACGTGGTTGAAATTCAGAAATTGTTCAGGCAAGGAAACCAGCTGGCTGAGAACTTCAACCACATCGTGAATTCCCAAGCAAGCACCAACATTGGAGATCAAGGGTTTTCATTGAGTAGCATGAATAAGGGCTTGGAGCACATGGTGATGCCGCGGATTGAAGAGTGGGAAAGTGGAGAACCAAAAAGAATGGAGAATCAACAGGTACTACAATCAAGTACTTCCAACACCGAAGAGCACTTAACCAAAGATTTCATGGGTGTTGGAGCAGTGATGAACCTGCAAAGCCAGTTCCATGGACATTACTGA